One part of the Phragmites australis chromosome 3, lpPhrAust1.1, whole genome shotgun sequence genome encodes these proteins:
- the LOC133912540 gene encoding alpha-N-acetylglucosaminidase, with protein MRPRPLPLPLLLLLALFPSPPAAAGGLGAWEAIRAGAAGRRALPAAQEGAVAGVLRRLLPSHAHSFRFQIDSKRNVCGESSCFRISSIVDDSGKGGAEILIQGTTGVELASGLHWYLKYWCGAHISWDKTGGAQLASIPLPSSLPQVKGTGVKIERPVPWNYYQNVVTSSYSFVWWDWKRWEKEIDWMALQGINLPLAFTGQEAIWQKVFKSFNVTNRDLDDFFGGPAFLAWARMGNLHGWGGPLSQNWLDQQLALQKKILSRMVELGMVPVLPSFSGNVPAVFKKLFPSASITRLGDWNTVNADPRWCCTYLLDPSDALFIDVGQAFIRQQIKEYGDVTNIYNCDTFNENTPPTNEPVYISSLGSAIYDAMSRGNKDAVWLMQGWLFYSDAAFWKVPQMKALLHSVPIGKMIVLDLFADVKPIWQMSAQFYGVPYIWCLLHNFGGNIEMYGILDSISSGPIDARTSYNSTMIGVGMCMEGIEQNPVVYELMSEMAFRNKKVEVEDWLKTYSYRRYGQANAEIEKAWRYLYHTIYNCTDGIADHNKDYIVEFPDMSPSLFSSQLSKRRGMSIARKHRRFFLSEVSASLPHPHLWYSTKEATNALELFLNAGSDFSKSLTYRYDLVDLTRQCLSKLANEVYLDAMSSYQKKDSNGLNFHTRKFVEIIVDIDTLLASDDNFLLGPWLESAKGLAMTEDERNQYEWNARTQVTMWYDNTETEQSILHDYANKFWSGLLKSYYLPRASKYFSYLSRSLQENRSFQLEEWRKDWISYSNEWQSGKELYAVKATGDALAISRSLYRKYFS; from the exons ATGAGGCCACGGCCACTGCCTCTTCCGCTCCTCCTGCTGCTCGCGCTCTTCCCATCACCACCAGCGGCGGCGGGTGGCCTCGGCGCGTGGGAAGCGATCCGCGCGGGGGCGGCCGGGCGCAGGGCGTTGCCGGCGGCGCAGGAGGGGGCGGTCGCGGGGGTGCTCCGCCGGCTCCTCCCCTCCCATGCGCATAGCTTCCGCTTCCAAATCGACTCCAAG CGCAACGTCTGTGGTGAATCAAGCTGCTTCAGGATAAGCAGCATCGTCGATGACTCTGGCAAAGGCGGAGCGGAGATTCT GATCCAGGGAACCACTGGTGTTGAGCTTGCATCTGGCCTCCACTGGTACTTGAAATACTGGTGTGGCGCGCACATTTCTTGGGATAAGACTGGTGGTGCACAACTGGCGTCGATCCCTTTGCCTAGCTCTCTGCCGCAAGTAAAGGGGACAGGAGTGAAGATTGAGCGCCCTGTTCCATGGAATTACTATCAGAATGTTGTCACCTCTAGCT ACTCCTTTGTGTGGTGGGACTGGAAAAGATGGGAGAAAGAAATCGACTGGATGGCACTTCAAGGAATTAACTTGCCTTTAGCATTTACTGGGCAGGAAGCTATTTGGCAAAAGGTTTTTAAG AGTTTTAATGTCACCAACAgagatttagatgattttttcGGTGGACCAGCTTTCCTTGCTTGGGCTAGAATGGGGAACTTGCATGG ATGGGGTGGACCACTTTCACAAAATTGGTTGGATCAACAATTGGCACTGCAGAAGAAAATACTATCCCGCATGGTTGAGCTTGGGATGGTCCCTG TTCTACCATCGTTCTCAGGAAATGTACCAGctgttttcaaaaaattatttccATCTGCCAGCATAACCCGGCTTGGTGACTG GAACACTGTTAATGCTGATCCTAGGTGGTGCTGCACTTATCTTCTCGATCCTTCTGATGCATTGTTTATTGATGTGGGGCAGGCTTTTATCAGGCAACAAATAAAAG AATACGGTGATGTGACCAACATCTATAATTG TGACACATTCAATGAGAATACCCCACCCACAAATGAACCAGTGTATATTTCATCACTTGGTTCTGCTATCTATGACGCAATGTCAAGAGGTAACAAGGATGCAGTGTGGTTAATGCAG GGTTGGTTATTCTATTCAGATGCGGCATTCTGGAAAGTGCCTCAAATGAAA GCACTACTTCACTCTGTTCCAATTGGTAAGATGATAGTTCTTGATTTATTTGCTGATGTCAAGCCCATTTGGCAAATGTCCGCTCAATTCTATGGTGTACCATACATCTG GTGCTTGTTACACAACTTTGGTGGGAATATCGAAATGTATGGCATACTTGATTCAATTTCATCTGGCCCAATCGATGCTCGTACAAGTTACAATTCAACAATG ATTGGTGTGGGCATGTGCATGGAGGGAATAGAGCAGAATCCAGTTGTTTATGAGCTTATGTCTGAAATGGCATTTCGTaataaaaaagttgaagttGAG GATTGGTTAAAAACCTACTCCTATAGACGATATGGTCAAGCAAATGCTGAAATAGAGAAAGCTTGGAGATATCTGTATCATACAATATACAATTGCACTGATGGAATTGCG GATCATAATAAGGACTATATAGTTGAATTTCCAGACATGAGTCCAAGCTTATTCAGCTCTCAGCTTTCCAAACGAAGGGGTATGTCAATCGCGAGGAAACATAGGAGGTTTTTCTTAAGTGAGGTCTCTGCAAGCCTACCACATCCGCATCTATGGTATTCCACAAAGGAAGCCACCAATGCCCTTGAACTATTCCTTAATGCAGGAAGTGATTTTTCAAAAAGTCTCACATATAG GTATGACCTTGTCGACCTAACTAGGCAGTGCCTGTCAAAATTAGCAAATGAAGTATACCTTGATGCGATGAGTTCGTACCAAAAGAAAGATTCGAATGGTTTGAATTTTCACACGAGGAAATTTGTCGAAATCATTGTGGATATTGATACACTACTAGCATCTGATGATAATTTCCTGCTGGGCCCCTGGTTGGAAAGTGCAAAAGGCCTTGCTATGACTGAAGATGAACGCAACCAG TACGAATGGAATGCGAGAACACAGGTGACAATGTGGTATGACAACACAGAGACCGAGCAGAGTATATTGCATGACTACG CCAATAAGTTTTGGAGTGGGCTGCTGAAGAGTTATTACCTTCCAAGGGCATCAAAATACTTCAGCTACTTATCAAGAAGCCTGCAAGAGAACCGGAGCTTCCAGCTGGAGGAATGGCGGAAGGACTGGATCTCATATTCCAACGAGTGGCAGTCCGGGAAGGAGCTGTACGCCGTGAAGGCCACGGGCGATGCTCTGGCGATTTCCAGGTCACTGTATAGAAAATACTTCAGCTAG